In a single window of the Jiangella alba genome:
- a CDS encoding DUF6458 family protein: protein MSIGLGVFLMALGLILALGVRDRLADFDLSVIGWVLTGVGALAIVVSMMVASMRTRRARSTEYVERPRTREYVERRDDIDPL from the coding sequence ATGAGTATCGGTCTGGGTGTCTTTCTGATGGCGTTGGGCCTGATCCTGGCCCTCGGCGTCAGGGACCGGCTGGCCGACTTCGACCTCAGCGTCATCGGCTGGGTGCTCACCGGCGTGGGTGCGCTGGCCATCGTCGTGTCGATGATGGTCGCGTCGATGCGGACGCGGCGCGCCCGCAGCACGGAGTACGTCGAACGGCCGCGCACCAGGGAGTACGTCGAGCGGCGCGACGACATCGACCCGCTCTGA
- a CDS encoding COX15/CtaA family protein — translation MRRLPLPSELALRRLAVASLVTQAGIIVTGGAVRLTDSGLGCPDWPHCTAGSIAATPEMGLHGAIEFGNRLLTFVVGAVAFAMLVAVLRTLTSDRPRRDLLVLSAVLLGFVPAQAVIGGITVWTDLNPWVVMFHFLVSTVLVGVATVLVRRTQRPHGLVPARVGQPWLERLGLLTLVVTAVAVYLGAVVTGSGPHAGDPDSKRTGLDVAVVTQVHADSVLLLMGISVGLYFTARAVGSPGRAARAAAVLLAVELGQGVIGLVQYRLELPELLVGLHMLGAALMVMAATDAWLATRWLPSHQLTAATTP, via the coding sequence GTGCGGCGGCTGCCGCTCCCGTCGGAGCTGGCGTTGCGGAGGCTGGCGGTCGCGTCGCTGGTCACGCAGGCCGGCATCATCGTGACGGGCGGCGCGGTCCGGCTCACCGACTCCGGGCTCGGCTGCCCCGACTGGCCGCACTGCACGGCGGGCTCCATCGCCGCGACGCCCGAGATGGGGCTGCACGGCGCGATCGAGTTCGGGAACCGGCTGCTGACGTTCGTGGTCGGCGCGGTCGCGTTCGCGATGCTGGTCGCGGTGTTGCGGACGCTCACGTCGGACCGGCCGCGCCGCGACCTCCTGGTGCTGTCGGCCGTACTGCTCGGGTTCGTGCCGGCGCAGGCGGTCATCGGCGGCATCACCGTCTGGACCGACCTGAACCCGTGGGTCGTCATGTTCCACTTCCTGGTGTCGACTGTGCTGGTCGGCGTCGCAACAGTGCTGGTCAGACGGACGCAGCGGCCGCATGGCCTGGTTCCGGCGCGGGTCGGGCAACCGTGGCTGGAACGGCTCGGGCTGCTGACGCTGGTGGTCACCGCCGTCGCCGTCTACCTGGGCGCGGTCGTCACCGGCAGCGGCCCGCACGCCGGCGACCCCGACTCCAAGCGCACCGGCCTCGACGTCGCCGTGGTGACGCAGGTGCATGCGGACTCGGTGCTGCTGCTCATGGGCATCTCGGTCGGCCTGTACTTCACGGCCCGGGCGGTCGGCTCCCCCGGACGGGCGGCGCGCGCGGCGGCGGTGCTGCTCGCCGTCGAGCTCGGACAGGGCGTCATCGGACTGGTGCAATACCGGCTCGAGCTGCCAGAGCTACTGGTCGGGCTGCACATGCTCGGCGCGGCGCTCATGGTCATGGCCGCGACCGACGCCTGGCTCGCCACGCGCTGGCTGCCGTCGCACCAACTGACCGCCGCGACCACTCCCTGA
- a CDS encoding PH domain-containing protein — protein sequence MSGATRLRPPRNWLDHRVMAWWRAQVGVLTAVVVVPLLILGLLIAPARPWFLIPAAVLAVAGLLGILLLPPWWFRIHRWEVTDQAVYTRGGVLWQVWRVAPMSRIQTVDTVRGPLQRAFGLSTVTVTTASSAGAVKIEGLDHEQAAELAEELTRITHDTPGDAT from the coding sequence ATGAGCGGCGCCACTCGGCTGCGACCGCCCCGGAACTGGCTGGACCATCGCGTCATGGCCTGGTGGCGAGCGCAGGTCGGCGTGCTGACGGCCGTGGTGGTGGTCCCGCTGCTGATCCTCGGCCTGCTCATCGCGCCGGCGCGGCCGTGGTTCCTGATCCCGGCGGCCGTGCTGGCCGTCGCGGGGCTGCTCGGGATCCTGCTGCTGCCGCCCTGGTGGTTCCGGATCCATCGCTGGGAGGTCACCGACCAAGCCGTCTACACACGTGGTGGCGTGCTGTGGCAGGTCTGGCGGGTGGCGCCGATGTCACGCATCCAGACGGTCGACACCGTCCGCGGTCCGCTGCAGCGCGCCTTCGGCCTGTCGACGGTGACGGTGACGACGGCGTCCTCGGCGGGAGCGGTGAAGATCGAGGGCCTCGACCACGAGCAGGCCGCCGAGCTCGCCGAGGAACTCACCCGTATCACCCACGACACCCCCGGCGACGCGACGTGA